A single Macaca mulatta isolate MMU2019108-1 chromosome 15, T2T-MMU8v2.0, whole genome shotgun sequence DNA region contains:
- the TPD52L3 gene encoding tumor protein D55 isoform X2 translates to MPHARTETSVGTYESHSTSELEDLTEPEQRELKAKLTKLEAEIVTLRQVLAAKDRRCGKLKRKLGFTALVGLRQNLSKSWLDVQVSNTYVEQKVSAALSTMGTALCRKLGGIKKSATFRSFEG, encoded by the exons ATGCCACATGCCAGGACAGAGACCTCTGTGGGCACATATGAATCCCACTCGACTTCTGAACTGGAGGATCTGACAGAGCCTGAGCAAAGAGAGCTCAAAGCCAAACTCACTAAATTGGAGGCTGAAATTGTAACCCTACGCCAGGTACTAGCAGCCAAAGATAGACGCTGTGGGAAGCTCAAGAGGAAGTTAGGCTTCACAGCTTTGGTAGGGCTGAGACAGAATCTATCCAAGAGCTGGCTTGATGTTCAGGTCTCCAACACCTATGTGGAACAGAAGGTGTCAGCTGCTCTGTCCACCATGGGCACTGCCCTCTGCAGGAAGCTTGGAGGCATAAAGAAGTCGGCCACATTCAGATCTTTTGAAG GATAG
- the TPD52L3 gene encoding tumor protein D55 isoform X1, translating into MPHARTETSVGTYESHSTSELEDLTEPEQRELKAKLTKLEAEIVTLRQVLAAKDRRCGKLKRKLGFTALVGLRQNLSKSWLDVQVSNTYVEQKVSAALSTMGTALCRKLGGIKKSATFRSFEGNPK; encoded by the exons ATGCCACATGCCAGGACAGAGACCTCTGTGGGCACATATGAATCCCACTCGACTTCTGAACTGGAGGATCTGACAGAGCCTGAGCAAAGAGAGCTCAAAGCCAAACTCACTAAATTGGAGGCTGAAATTGTAACCCTACGCCAGGTACTAGCAGCCAAAGATAGACGCTGTGGGAAGCTCAAGAGGAAGTTAGGCTTCACAGCTTTGGTAGGGCTGAGACAGAATCTATCCAAGAGCTGGCTTGATGTTCAGGTCTCCAACACCTATGTGGAACAGAAGGTGTCAGCTGCTCTGTCCACCATGGGCACTGCCCTCTGCAGGAAGCTTGGAGGCATAAAGAAGTCGGCCACATTCAGATCTTTTGAAG GTAACCCTaaatga